The Petrocella atlantisensis genome has a window encoding:
- a CDS encoding type I phosphomannose isomerase catalytic subunit, with the protein MGPLLFEPDLKERIWGGEKLKNLYGKKTPFKYTGESWEVACHEHGASIIATGPYKGRTLCELLQTHSHHILGEGHEKGNKFPLLVKIIDAKEDLSVQVHPDDTYAKIIENGELGKSEAWVVMEADEGARLIIGLKKGTTQETFIEALRTNQLEQVLNEVEVKPGDVFNIPAGLIHAIGKGILLAEVQQNSDTTYRVYDWNRIGLDGQSRDLHIDKSKETIDFLDSYSTLPVHGSTVVREDAKHTYYILNQYFALETIEIDGSDRQLNENSYEIYMVLEGFGQLEGDFESLEVKKGDSLLIPATCIAYTFTGKMKLLKTYVPSSVKDTLKKLEVKGVQKEAITIQ; encoded by the coding sequence ATGGGACCATTATTATTTGAGCCGGACCTAAAAGAACGAATCTGGGGCGGAGAAAAGCTGAAAAATCTTTATGGAAAAAAAACCCCATTTAAATATACAGGGGAGAGCTGGGAAGTTGCTTGTCATGAACATGGGGCCTCTATCATTGCAACAGGACCTTATAAAGGTCGTACATTATGCGAACTATTGCAAACTCATAGCCATCATATACTGGGTGAAGGTCATGAAAAAGGAAATAAATTTCCATTACTGGTAAAAATCATTGATGCGAAAGAGGATTTGTCCGTTCAAGTACATCCGGATGATACTTATGCTAAAATTATAGAAAACGGAGAACTTGGAAAATCAGAAGCATGGGTTGTCATGGAAGCAGATGAAGGTGCGAGGCTAATCATTGGTCTAAAAAAAGGGACAACCCAAGAAACATTTATAGAAGCTCTTAGAACCAACCAATTGGAACAGGTTCTTAATGAGGTTGAAGTAAAGCCCGGTGATGTATTTAATATACCTGCTGGCTTAATTCATGCCATAGGAAAAGGTATCTTGCTTGCCGAAGTGCAGCAAAACTCAGACACTACCTATAGAGTCTACGATTGGAACAGAATAGGCCTTGATGGTCAAAGTAGGGACCTTCATATAGACAAATCCAAAGAGACCATCGATTTTCTAGATTCATATTCAACCTTACCGGTTCATGGTTCTACGGTCGTTAGAGAAGATGCCAAGCATACTTATTATATCTTGAACCAATACTTTGCCTTAGAAACCATAGAAATAGATGGATCCGACAGGCAATTGAATGAAAACAGCTACGAAATATATATGGTTCTTGAGGGTTTTGGTCAATTAGAGGGTGATTTTGAATCTTTAGAAGTGAAAAAAGGGGACAGTTTACTAATACCTGCAACTTGTATAGCATATACTTTCACCGGTAAAATGAAGCTTTTAAAAACCTATGTACCTTCAAGTGTAAAAGACACATTAAAGAAACTTGAAGTAAAAGGCGTTCAAAAAGAGGCCATTACGATTCAATAG